ATGGAGAACGGGTGATCTACTTGTGTACAAACGGTGACAGGCTGTAGACTAATTCTTATGTAGGGATGGAAGATATAACATGAATTGATTGGCATAGTCTGAGAATATAATGGCTGTCATTCCTTGTAAATAGGTGGCCCGAACCGCCTTCTAATGCCAGTTGATGTTCCTGTCGTGGTAGCAATTGGGTACAGGGGCAGTAGTCCAGCGGGGAGTTACtgcctcttcatcaagccTGACAACTGGCTTGAGCAAGGTTTGCCGTCCCCATGGCCCTTGGTCGAAAGTGGTCATCAATGGGGAATCCTCATCTAGGTACCCAGGCCGGCCCTTCTTCCAACCAGCGATGACTTGGAGCAGGATTTCCATAACAAACTGATCTGGAGTTGAGGGTACAAATCCAAACTTCTCGGCCGTCTCGCGAACCACGTCTAGGGGATACAGTccgacttcctcttccagtgATAAGTTGTCTGCGGCAACCAAAGAGCTAAGAACATGGTACGAGCCTCCTTTGACTGCTCGGTCGCGAATAGCCATCATGGCTGCCAGTGCACCTACTACACCAGTAGTCATATCGGACACTGGCAAGGGAGGTAAAACGCATTTCTCATCCGCATATCCCAACGACCTACCCATAACATAGGAAGAGCCGGAGGCTGCATCGCCAATTTGCTGCCAGCCTGGGCGTTCAGCAAAGGGGCCATCTGGACCATAGCAGTTCTCATCCACATATACTATGCCTTTTCCACGGCTCGCAGCTAATTCTAACATATCCCGGAGCCCAAGGCCTTTTCTGTCCAAGGATCCATACCGGAATCCCTGGATGAATACGTCCACATCTGCGATGAGCTCTCGGAGACGGGCCATGTCGTTAGGCTTAGTAATATCCAGGTCGATGGTGCGCTTGCCAGCGTTTAGGACAAGTTGCAGGAGCTTTCATTGTACAAGTTAGCTTTCAGGTCTGTTCGATCAAGGAAGTAAGGCAGCTTACATTGAGATCGGGCAATTTACTACAGTTGACTCGAATAACATCTGCACCAAAAGCGGCAAGAGTCACACCGATGGTTGGGCCCGCGATAATGCGTACCATCTCCAGGACCTTGATCCCCGCCAATGGTCTCCGGTCGCCAGGAACCTTGGGCAAAGGCTGCTGGGGTGTAGGAGCTGCATAGGCTTCGTGGGTATAGTTCACATACGGATGCTTGGCAAGCTGCTTTCCCATTTCCGTGCTTCGCCATGATTCCGGCTTATAGCATATGCTTCCACAAAGACCATGACGTACGTTGTGCATCTCAAGCTCATCCGGACTCCACTGACGGACATGTTTCTGGATGTAGTCGTAATACTCGCTCGGTGTATTAAAGGCAACATTTGTGTCGATTCCCATCGTTTTGAGAACTCGATTAGCATCGAGCGAGCCATGAAGCTGATACCACACGTTTGGATCCTTGGTTTGGTAGATCGCCGTTGCTCTACTTGCAAGACCTTTGCCAAAGCCTTGTTCAAAATCACGGTCAAAGAGGGTGTTCAACTTGCCGGATATCGCTATAGCTGGGATATCAGATCCATTGATATGCGTAGTCGCCACCGAGCCAAGCCATATTGCTGCCTGATCCGTGTTGACGGTGACACTGCCCTCCGCCGCTGGTCTGCTATCGCGAAGCTCCACCAACTCGTTCCCTACCACACCGCACATGGCATGCAGAGCCGCGGCAACAACAGGTGCTTTGATAGGACCAGGAATCATGGGGTCCGGCTCTCCCTCGAAATGGACGGTATCCCATACTTCTTTGTTTTGGGTGAATCCAGGCGTCTTCGAGGCTAGATATTCGAAAACCCGGCGAGTGTCCTCGGGGACGGGGAGAACATGCTTATCGATAAAAGTCCCAGGGCCGTACACATCTGTACCTGGGGTTGTCTCGTGAGAAAAGGCCATAATGGATATGTGATTGAGATGTACGCAACAAGGAAAGCTGTATCAGATAGTAGTCACAGGCAGCTACCTTCGAACGACGCGAGTTCCTCACTTTATATCATCCACTAGCACACCACGTTGCCTGGATAATCGTTGGAACCAACCCCCTCGGTGCCAAGGGGCTCCACTACTGGTCCACATAGTAATACGTGCCTTCGAGGATAGACACTAAACAGGGAACAAGAAAGCTTGGGAAGACCACCGCTGGAATAGGCAACATGTCGCAGTATGCCGAGGGCCCATGGGTTCTTTACTCGAGATAATTCTGCTACCTGGGCCTTTCAGTCAGTCAGTGTGCAAAAGCTTTCTTCCCTTTGAAGCAAAAGGTGACGTACTACAGATGTGAAACTCCGCGCCTCCGCGGCGCCGGTGCACAAATCCCGTGGCCCGTGGCCCTTGCGTGCCGAGAAGTATAACTTCGACCAGCAAAACATAAAACATGATCGGCGGTGGATAGCCTTTGCGGGGAAATGCCTCACAACCAGCTTTCATTCGTCGAATGATCTGGATTCTATTCCCGGGCTGCTCAGGCAGCTATGAAATACATAGCGCTATGTTCAAACCAGTTCGTTATCCAGGCAATCGTTCACTCACAACTATAACACCAAATATCGCTTATATCGGACGACTACAGTCACTGAAAGATGTTACGTGATCCTGAAAATAGACCTGTAAAAGTGGCCAACTGCTCTGGCTACCATGGTCTGTTCATTGATTCTTAGCTATGCTTACAGACACTGACTGTCTAAATAACCAGGGGACCCAGCGTATGAGATGTACCGCCAGGCGACACTGGGCGACGTCGACTTTATCACCGGTGACTATCTTGCGGGTACGCTTCTCAGTACCAGTTACAGATGATTGTCATAAGCTAAGTGTGAGAACAGAAGTCAACTTAGCGAAGAATGCCGAGGCCTGGCGCGCCGGTAAACATCCGGGCTACGAGGAAACAGCTTGGCAGGGGCTACAGCAAACAATCGACGTTATTGCGGAAAAGGGGATCCGTGTTGTAATCAACGGAGGTGCTTTGGACCCTAGAGCACTTGCGCTGAAGGTTCAAGCTTTAGTAAGTGGCTTTTGCGATCACCAGGCGGGACGCTCAATTGATTCGCTCGCTGCAGACGGCTGAGAAGAGACTTGACATACGCGTGGCTTATGTATCAGGGGATGATTTATACCCTCAGGTCGGGCCGAATATGCCAACCAGC
This window of the Aspergillus flavus chromosome 8, complete sequence genome carries:
- a CDS encoding CoA-transferase family III domain-containing protein, with protein sequence MAFSHETTPGTDVYGPGTFIDKHVLPVPEDTRRVFEYLASKTPGFTQNKEVWDTVHFEGEPDPMIPGPIKAPVVAAALHAMCGVVGNELVELRDSRPAAEGSVTVNTDQAAIWLGSVATTHINGSDIPAIAISGKLNTLFDRDFEQGFGKGLASRATAIYQTKDPNVWYQLHGSLDANRVLKTMGIDTNVAFNTPSEYYDYIQKHVRQWSPDELEMHNVRHGLCGSICYKPESWRSTEMGKQLAKHPYVNYTHEAYAAPTPQQPLPKVPGDRRPLAGIKVLEMVRIIAGPTIGVTLAAFGADVIRVNCSKLPDLNLLQLVLNAGKRTIDLDITKPNDMARLRELIADVDVFIQGFRYGSLDRKGLGLRDMLELAASRGKGIVYVDENCYGPDGPFAERPGWQQIGDAASGSSYVMGALAAMMAIRDRAVKGGSYHVLSSLVAADNLSLEEEVGLYPLDVVRETAEKFGFVPSTPDQFVMEILLQVIAGWKKGRPGYLDEDSPLMTTFDQGPWGRQTLLKPVVRLDEEAVTPRWTTAPVPNCYHDRNINWH